The window AAAATACTGaatgttatttgaaaatctctCGATATTTTCTTGAgagaaaatatcaaaaattattttattatctcttaGTATTTTTCTCGTGTAAAATACCGAGAAATGATCTATTATCTCTCGGTATTGTCACTAAAATTGACTTAAAAAGGAAAAATTCTTATTAACgaaagattttttttgtcaaaatcggtaatatatatatatctatcgGTATAATTTTTCGATAAAGACCACATTTTCACTAGTGTCACGAGTGAACATTTTGATAGTTTTGAGGGTGATtagtgtaaataaataatttaagggtTAAAAATCAACGATTATAATAGTTGGAGAGTCAAAATTCAACGATTAGAATAGTTAAAGGGACTTTTAGTTAGAAGGGTTGTTATGTTTAACGAAAAAAATGACAGAAAGAACATTGGTGACCCTCTCTGAAAATTTAAGAggcgatttgttttaaaaaataatttaaaagttaaaagtaAGCGGTCAAAATAATTAGAGAGTCACACAAGTAATTTGtccaataataaataataatttaaaataaagagtattataatattttagttaattaattaaatgatgtgATGGATGAGaggaaaataaaatgatatttaattaattttgattatttaaataattcaaatctcTATGATTATTgacaaaatattatcataatttttacattttttcttaaataattgaatttcacTCTTGTAGGGTAACATTCAAAAAGAGttctacatttaaaaaaaaaattatttgtgtaGTTACTTCAAAGAAGAGGACAACTAAATATTGCGTTAAATAGTTGAAGATAAGATTTGTATTGACCATTTGAAAATAAGTTACATGGTAAAATGACGTGGGTTAATGTTATGAATAATTTGTGCCCAAAAAGATAGGAATATACATTAATCGATAATTTTACGACACACAAAATATTAACTatcttgtttgtttgtttcaaaCAAGATAAAATGTAAGTTTGAAAGGACAAGATAAAGATAGAGATATATTGTGACATTTGATGTCTTTGTGATGAGAAGTGTGATAGGTAATGTTTTTGTTGCatcttaaaaaacattatttactgGTTTTTAGAGCATAGGATTGTGTGAATATTAGTGTGTTTTGTGATTAAAGGTTTTCCCTTTTTCAACTTTGTTCTACTTACTTTATTAAAGGGTTCTCACTGTAATAGGTATTAAGATCTTGCGCCATTAATGAGACCACTGATAGAATTCTAACACTTGTGCTATTAGTAATGGACTCGGACGGACGGGTGGAAGTGAAACCGTGTCATCTTCTTTGACCCAATTGCGATATTGATCGAGAAAAGTTCTCTTCTTTCCTTTCCTTTGCTTTGCCCGAAACCTCTTTAAAGAACCCAATTGAATTCACCTTAATCCCCTTCGTAGGATCCGTCCCCTGAAATCCACAGCGACCAAACAGATCAAGGGAAGCTGATGAACGGAGATTAGACAAGAGATTTGATGGCGATGGTTGATGAGAAAGATAAAAAGGGTTGGGGTTTATTGAAGCTGCGATTCAGAAACGCCGGCGGCGGTGGCAGCGGTGGCGGCCGTGCTTCGGTGGTTTCATCTCACCACCATAATCAACAGGGTAGCTCTCATTTCGAAGGATCGAACTCGCAAGGAAGTTCTTCTAACTCGGTATCTTCCGTCGCCAAATCTCTTCTTCCCAAACGTCGTCGTCTCAGTTTGGATCCGGCTAATAAGCTCTACTTTCCATGTATGTATCGTTTACCCTTGTTAATTTAGGTTTTCAAAAGATGAATTGCATCTACAAAATTCAGATTAATTTTAGTAATTTCAGTACTGATAATGTCGATCTAGTTTAACACATTTCACCTTTTCATTTGGTAGAAACATGGATCAATGGTAGATGAATGAGATTATCTTGAATTCCATTTGTTTTTCTTAGAATCTTATGTCATTACTCAACATGTTTGATTAGATGAACCTGGGAAGCAAGTTCAAAGTGCAATTAGGATTAAAAACACTAGCAAATCACATGTTGCATTCAAGGTATTGAAGTTTGATCTTGTATTGTTTTGACATTGATGGATATGGTGAATTGATTGATATctctgttttgttttgttttgttttgttttgtgtttttctaGTTTCAAACAACTGCACCTAAAAGTTGTTTCATGCGTCCACCCGGAGCAATTCTTGTTCCTGGAGAGAGTCTAATCGCTACTGGTATGTCGATTTTACATGTCAGATGCGTTCATACGGTTATATAATCGATCTCTCTTTTGGCTATTTTAGTGTTCAAATTTGTTGAGCCTCCTGAAAACAATGAAAAACCAGTTGGTCAGAAGAGTAAGGTGAAGTTTAAGATAATGTCTTTAAAGGTGAAAGGAGGAGCAATGGATTATGCACCTGAACTTGTAAGTGCATATCTGAAGtcatatattattgtttttgttcatCACCAAACCATTCTGTTTTTTTGgcttttttggttttatttctATATTCATGATGCAGTTTGATGAACATAAGGATGACGTCGCGGTTGAGCAAATTCTTCGAGTTATTTTCCTAGACCCTGAGCGGCCTAATCCTGTGAGTAGTACATTCAGATTCAGATGAGACAACTGACATACAAATTTATTGTAGATAGTTTCTTATTTCGATCCAAACACAAATTCAGAAAGTGTTTTCAATCTCTTTTAGGCTATGGAAAAACTGAAACGGCAGTTGGCAGATGCTGAGGCAGAGCTAGAAACGCGAAAGAAGCCACCAGAAGATACAGGTCCTAAGATTATTGGAGAAGGGCTGGTAATAGATGAATGGGTAAGTTTGTAGTTTACGAAATAcctgttaaatttattttttcgcGAGTCATTTTTTTAAACGAATTATGTTCTTCTTTTTGTAGAAAGAACGAAGGGAACGGTATCTTGCGAAACAACAGGTGGTCGAAGGAGTAGTAGATTCCGTTTAAGTAcaaggtttgtttgtttgtttgtttgctgTATGTTTGTCTAACTTAATGGATGATTCATTTGTACTCTTCATCGTTTGAAGTAAAAATCCAAGGATGTCCCAATTCAAATAGTTTGAAACTTCTATTCTCTACTGTAAAAGAggaaaaattgagttttttttttgttaaaatatttattttgatggtTGTACAATGTGGTACATTATTGGTTTGTTGGTCAAAATTGGATTTTCATTACACCATTTATAAGCCAGGTTCTATATGAGGTAATCTTAATCATTGGTTGTTTATTTGTACTTAGAATTGGCTATCATTTGGTATGTTCTTTCCtgatttagaaaattatttgaataattgtcCAAAATTCAACTGCATTTTTACTAAATAGAAATTTAATTGTTTCTTAAATTAACTGTGATCCTCCTTTCAAAAATGTCTTAGCCTAAGAAgatataagtttaaattttgttaGGGCTCATGCTtgttcttattctttttttactAATAGATCAAAGTTTCGTAATCGATTCTTAGGGCTTGTCCTAAatagggttatttggattattttggTTAAAGTGTCAGAAAAATCAGTTTATTTGGGTAGAATGAATTTTAGGACATTTAAGTCCCTCCTGTTGTTAAAAATTACGGAGCGTGCCACTGGGTAATagagtttaataatttaaaatttaaaaaaattggtaaGAGTAAAATGGTATTTTAAATAGAGGAAGAAATTGATTGAAAACGAAGAATTTACTAAGTATTCAATAACCAATTTGGCAAAAATAAGCAAATTTATAGACGGATTTTACATCGAAAGTTTTTAATTCTTTTGCAACGGTTTACCACACAATCTtactaacatttaaaaaaaaaaaatcatacacaAAACAAATCTACAATAACATTTTACAAATCAATACCTACATTAGTTATATCCATTCATatatacacattttttttatattcaactGTCATCCAAATCTTGGTTATTGCTTATTGCTTATTAATTAGTAACATCTTTATATATACAAtcataattgtttaattaatttgaatagtaTCAAATTTAacctcaattttttttcattgttcataacataattaataattcattgTTAAACATTGTAATTCACTACAAATCATATATGGATTACTGATAGTGACTGACGTGCATACAATGTGTTCATTCTAGCATTGTAAATTTcacaaatcaaataatatttctaatatGTAATACATAAAATATCAAACATTTCAAGTTCGATTCCTATTTAAAACGAGTTTGTCTTATATGTTGTCTTTCACTCGAAGAAATTGCATTATAAATAGAAATGTAGAAATGCAGAGAGCTCACACAGCAAGAACTTGTTAAGACAACAATGGCGGTCGGAAACAAATTAACAGCCATGGCCTTTATTGTCTCTCTTTTTCTCATCAATATTATCATCATGACCAATGCTGCCATACCAACATCTGGTTTGTAaccctaatttattttatgcctaattattattattacttgcATGTTTCACCCTCGTTAATACAATCTTATAAAAAATGTACAAACGGATataaaacaagttttttttacattaatagCAATTTTATTGAATCAATATACATAtcaaatacttaaaatttagatatttttatttgatttattcgaATGTCTTAGTTATGAACttaaatttcaattcaattttatagAATAGACAtagacttatttattaatttacagTGTGGAAGCATGAGTCTATCCCCTCGGCGAAGACTGTAGATTGCTTCTCGGTGGTTAGTGTGAATGAAGGTGACACATGTTTTTCCATCGCACAAGCTGCGAAATTGACAACCGCCGCATTTGATGCCATAAACCCTAACATGAACTGCGACAAACTCTTTGTGGGTCAATGGCTATGTGTTGAAGGCGGTGCCGAATGATTTTCACGAAAAAAAGTTATGTTGCACTATAATGAATAAGAGCTCGATATAGTGTCGTGTTTCGTGAATTGTTCCTTGTTTACGAATTACATTAATGATTGTCGTAATTCGTTATTTATACAAGTTGTTCAATttgttttaagaaataaaaagatCAATAGAGATCTATTATAATTAAGATACACCAATAATTATTAAGGTCAAAAGTGGGTATAAGgacttatatataaatgtgtTCAATCTAACATACAAGAGAATATGCTCAATATAATTAGGAGATTCTATACAAATCCGAAAACCATGAGCAATTTGGCTTTTTTATAGGAATTTCCACTAGTATTGATAATATAACACATTGAACTTCGTTTCATTCGAAATTGTTTgcatgataaataataattttcgtATCGATGACTATGTAagcataataatattaatttaatttaaagggGGTCATACATATGATGGATGATTAATCAATAATCTGAAAATAAAtccttataaaattatttaattatgttttaatttaaggTTAAAGAGCTAACTAAATTGATTGATGCCCATGGATAACTGAAATCCAATCCTTAATAAGTGGAACAATGATGATGGAATCATTAAATTACTTTGAGGACATCTTGTACAATTCTCAACCATCACGATTGTTACAATGTAACACCACTATAAacatgttattttgtattaatattttactatGATAAGCCCATGCAATTATTTCTAACACATATTTAGTTGTCTTCTAATATAAAATTGGACGAAACAAAATaaccataattttaaatgttttcaaatgagaAGAATAATATGAGAGCAAAATCACATGTTCAATTctaactataaatattttaagttgaaatgTGAGATATTATAACCtttccaaatttaaaaaaataaaaaattcttggAATCCGGTTATAGTCAAGGCCATTTAAGTGGTGGCCTAGGATAACATATTTTCTAGAATTAAAATTTGAGATATAAGATTCAATCTTaaattctttaaccaactacacaaattagtttttaatactataatatatatgtaattttatctaaaaaaattacataaacacATCAAGAAGTTTGTAAAGAATTCTCCTATGGCTAATGATGCTAGGCTAGTAAGAAACCCAAGATTGTTCGGATTTGGGTTtgaacaatatatttttaaaatttatgtaaatctttttttttttctaaataagttAATGATCTAATGCTATTTCTAAAAAGGATTGTGAATGGATTAGGTTAACCTTGCAATAAAGCCAAATTTGTGCAATGAATTACGTTACAttggtttaattaaaatataaaatatttaatatcaaattagCCCCTATAGCTCAGTGGTAGAGCGCCAGTCTTGTAAACTGGAGGTCTGTAGTTCGATCCTGCATGGGggcatatatattttattttttactctttaaatgtttttatttatccCTTTCacaatattgtttattaatgtaaggtttatatttttgttatttttaattaggatAAGAGTGTACAattagttttttgttttttgtaaCATAAAAGTAAATTGGACGCAACAAATACCCTTAATTTTAGGTTTGTAATTAATGGGTGATGTTCATGATGTATGTTATAAAAGGGTTTTGGTTATTTGCTCTTTTAAAAAGGTGACCAATGAATTATGTTAGCTACTAAGAAATTTAAGTTACAAGTTGATGTCctcattattttgattttaaacttagaattattttttgagATACACCATatcaacaaaaacacaaaagtataaaaaaagaCACAATAATGATAGGAAATAGTAAAAGCTACATTTGTGACATAATCAAAGGGTTACccacaaacaaaaacaaactaaGAGGAAACATATGAAGAGAATTAAAACCAATgcataacatcttttatttattgtttttcaaaGGCCATAAACTAGGAATAAGCTAAGCTGCCTGCCTAACTATAATACctttttatttgttgtttttcaATGACCATAACCACGATAAGCTAAGCTAGCCTATCTAAATAAACAAAAGCGAAATCCTAATTGacgataataaaaaatcaaacagataaaaatctaaaaacacACTATCGAATCAAGTGTATTTGACAGGATCATACATCTCAATCTCCGAAGCATTCGGTTCACCAGTTTTAGCAACTTCCTCCGTCATGAATTGTTTCCAGTACCAATGGTTCCTCCACACAATGGGCATCTCCTCAATAGGTATGTTCTTGGTCTCGGGAATGAAGTAGTATACCCAAACGGTCATAATCAACACGATAACCGCAAAGACAATGAAGAGCAAGAACTTGATGCGACACAATAGACTTAGGAATATTTGAGCAATGACGAAGGTGAAAAACATGTTGAGCGAAACATTGAGACTTTGAGCCGCTGACCTAATCTCGAGTGGAAAGATCTCACTTGGAACTAGCCAACCGAGTGGACCCCAAGACCATGCATAAGCTGCGACGTAGATGCAAATGAAGAGAACCACCACTACGGCGTACCATTTCTCTAGTACACCGGGGTTTCCGTCGAATCCAAACTTCAATCCGATACAAGCCGAGACAATGATCTGCATGCACATGCATGGTTGGTTGTATGAATCAAAATATTCTTCTTACGTACAAagtacaaaaaataaaaacaaacaatttgATATTACTTACCTGACAAATAAGCATTTGTACACCACCTTCGAGGAACAAGAATCTTCGTCCCCACTTATCGACACCATAAACCGAAACAAGGGTAGCGACGACATTTACTCCTCCAGTGATAACCGCCGACATGAGGGAGGCGTTGCTTCCGAATCCGATTGTCTTGAACAAAACAGGCGCGTAAAACATGTAGACATTGATTCCGGTAAGTTGTTGGAAAGTAGGAATGAGGA is drawn from Impatiens glandulifera chromosome 3, dImpGla2.1, whole genome shotgun sequence and contains these coding sequences:
- the LOC124930811 gene encoding vesicle-associated protein 4-2: MAMVDEKDKKGWGLLKLRFRNAGGGGSGGGRASVVSSHHHNQQGSSHFEGSNSQGSSSNSVSSVAKSLLPKRRRLSLDPANKLYFPYEPGKQVQSAIRIKNTSKSHVAFKFQTTAPKSCFMRPPGAILVPGESLIATVFKFVEPPENNEKPVGQKSKVKFKIMSLKVKGGAMDYAPELFDEHKDDVAVEQILRVIFLDPERPNPAMEKLKRQLADAEAELETRKKPPEDTGPKIIGEGLVIDEWKERRERYLAKQQVVEGVVDSV